In Hippoglossus hippoglossus isolate fHipHip1 chromosome 11, fHipHip1.pri, whole genome shotgun sequence, the sequence TCCACGTCTGGCCAGTCGTAACCCAGAGTCCAACACAGCCGGCATGGACGTCTTCTCCAAATTCTCGGCTTACGTAAAGAACTCAAACCCTCAGGCCAACGAAAGTAAGTGAGGACCAACCTTTGTAATGATGTTTAATTTGAGCCTTTCTGTAACTAATGCTGCTGAGCTCCCCCTGACAGACAGGCAACCAGCAGGGAGCGTCCCAGTTAATAACATTATGTTCTGAGCTTTTCTGCCTCGCTGCAAACAGGTCACCTGCTGCTCTGGGTGTTGAGCCACTCGGAGTTGGGTGATCTCATTGGCAATGTCCCTGTGGTCGGATGAAAACTGTGTGGATTTAATCGACAtggttattttgttttgaacatAATTCACTCAAAAGAAGGCTGCATAGTCTGGACTCAGGGTGGATTATCTATTTTAGTTCTTTAGCTTTGATTACTTgatgaaatatcacattttctgtctgtgctCTTGTGCTCAGATCTAGAGAAAGGCCTGCTGAAGGCTCTGAAGAAGCTCGACGACTACCTCGGCTCCCCACTTCCTGATGAAATCGACGAGAATAGCGCCGATGAGGTCACTACCTCATCCCGCCCCTTCCTCGACAGCCAAGAGCTTACTCTGTCTGACTGCAACTTGCTGCCTAAGCTCCACATCGTGAAGGTAATCTTCTGTTTAAAGCGCCGCAGCACAGGGATGGTGCCTGGGTTGAATGGTAGTcgaatgtgttttgtgatttattgcTTGTGTCTACTCCAGGTGGTGTGTTTGAAATACAGGAAATTCAGCATCCCTCAGTATCTAACGAACCTGTGGAGGTACCTGAATGCTGCGTAC encodes:
- the clic1 gene encoding chloride intracellular channel protein 1 — encoded protein: MSDATQPKVELFVKAGSDGQSIGNCPFSQRLFMVLWLKGVTFDVTTVDMKRKPDILKDLAPGAQPPFLLYGGEVKTDTNKIEEFLEESLCPPKYPRLASRNPESNTAGMDVFSKFSAYVKNSNPQANENLEKGLLKALKKLDDYLGSPLPDEIDENSADEVTTSSRPFLDSQELTLSDCNLLPKLHIVKVVCLKYRKFSIPQYLTNLWRYLNAAYAREEFASTCPVDDEIHIAYSSVAKALK